In a single window of the Candidatus Rokuibacteriota bacterium genome:
- the iscX gene encoding Fe-S cluster assembly protein IscX, with amino-acid sequence MKWADAEEIALALSERHPDTDPLTVRFSDLHRWTVELPGFGDDPKASSEGILEAIQMKWLDEWRDR; translated from the coding sequence ATGAAGTGGGCGGATGCCGAGGAGATCGCGCTCGCGCTGTCGGAGCGGCACCCGGACACCGACCCGCTGACGGTGCGGTTCAGTGACCTGCACCGGTGGACCGTGGAGCTCCCCGGGTTCGGCGACGATCCGAAGGCCTCCAGCGAGGGAATACTGGAGGCGATCCAGATGAAGTGGCTCGACGAGTGGCGGGACCGATGA